From a single Metopolophium dirhodum isolate CAU chromosome 6, ASM1992520v1, whole genome shotgun sequence genomic region:
- the LOC132946088 gene encoding protein ECT2-like isoform X1 has translation MSAANVTGQNNYNNNNCDLEEELVKMQSVPSLESELSNFNIYLEKIYSSDSDVLLSIQKLNVSIKYLENLLDVNSLEKNDILVTTLFEELAIKRPCFKILGRPALLELAKSPNGLQGINRHRYCNALVGAIVSVTGIQKRDEMARLLSLIRWMGGSFRESINYKTTHLVSGYACSVKSQYAYLHEIPVIGSSWLHAAWERRDEMEFKAINTSFFSKHKLKPFHGAKICFIGFTEEEQSHMVEVLLHNGGTPVGDENDTECTHLVVNESSLDLIPPVKKNNAEILIEAWFWISVQYQSCALTKEYLLSNLNVTNTPTYAHIMPSTLTLNSSRSRKRKRHLDHLGSLLRPSPTHVATIRETSPTNSSGPSKRRSSATNTLDGLRLSCGSFLNFTNSPDHPSPLKLPKDQDLVIKDKPFSPRYQVFSELLQTEINYVGVLNTIITVYKEPLEEIIDKKDCLLNNTEIKIIFGNVLPIYQVHREMLEELKCLAASWQENSSIGSVFLKYSSELVKAYPPFVNFFEKTREMLLQCDQTKPLFHAFLKVGRLRPECCRQSLQELLIRPVQRLPSVSLLLNDILKHTNMNNPDHQALVSALASIREVMTHINEDKRKTEGQVVLFDIFNDIDNCPPHLVSSHRSFITKCDVVEQSDNLSGHGDHLTIFVFSDVVEVCKQKKSFNGKIPKELNSGSHKFNGGAKSYKHIKLMPLNIIKQVIDIKETDDCCNTFSLLIIDNHDFKEILYTFTMTGSNSCVNHKKIFLKNLSQQVANTVCSGNILISLDSQQLDIDTSEITFGTLGKAFKFANRTRIKVGRALSFNKTPSKLKRAVSIMMSPVLSLNNNGGLGTHALTPSTQSANMHLASCTNLNEMSSDDHTFPSPPMSIQPSSKNKRSILSLSSALR, from the exons ATGTCGGCAGCGAACGTAACCGGACAGaacaactacaataataataattgcgatCTCGAGGAGGAACTTGTGAAAATGCAAA gtGTTCCAAGTTTGGAGTCCGAGttgtcaaattttaatatttacttggaaaaaatatattcttctgATTCAgatgtattattatctattcaG aaattaaatgtatctattaAATACTTAGAAAATCTATTGGATGTAAATTCATTGGAAAAAAATGATATCCTGGTCACCACCCTGTTTGAAGAACTTGCAATCAAACGACCATGTTTCAA aaTTCTTGGGCGTCCAGCCTTGTTGGAATTGGCTAAAAGTCCTAATGGTTTACAGGGCATTAATCGCCATCGTTATTGCAATGCACTTGTTGGTGCCATTGTCAGTGTCACAGGAATTCAAAAGAGAGATGAAAtg GCACGTCTTCTGAGCTTGATCCGTTGGATGGGTGGTAGTTTTCGAGAAAGTATTAATTACAAGACTACTCATTTAGTGTCTGGTTATGCATGTAGTGTTAAATCCCAATATGCGTATTTACATGAAATCCCGGTTATTGGATCTTCTTGGCTTCATGCAGCGTGGGAGAGAAGAGATGAAATGGAATTCAAAGCAATCAATACATCGTTT ttttcaaaacaCAAGCTAAAACCATTCCATGGAgccaaaatatgttttatagggTTCACGGAAGAAGAACAATCACATATGGTTGAAGTTTTGTTACACAATGGAGGGACTCCAGTAGGCGATGAAAATGATACAGAATGTACTCAtctg gttgttAATGAATCTTCATTAGATTTGATTCCTCCAGTGAAGAAGAATAATGCTGAAATCCTGATAGAAGCATGGTTCTGGATATCTGTACAATACCAGAGTTGCGCCTTaacaaaagaatatttattaagcaAT TTAAATGTGACCAACACACCTACATATGCTCATATAATGCCATCTACGTTGACATTAAATTCTTCTCGTTCACGCAAAAGAAAAAGGCATTTAGACCATTTGGGTTCTTTGCTAAGGCCTAGTCCAACACATGTGGCAACTATTCGCGAAACATCACCAACAAATAGTTCAGGGCCATCAAAACGACGGTCATCAGCTACCAACACCCTCGATGGCCTAAGGTTGTCATGtggatcatttttaaatttcacaaaCAGCCCAGATCATCCATCGCCTTTGAAACTCCCAAAAG ATCAAGATTTAGTTATAAAAGATAAACCATTTAGTCCGCGATATCAAGTTTTCTCTGAATTATTACAGACTGAGATTAATTATGTGGGAGTGTTAAACACGATAATTACT GTGTACAAAGAACCATTAGAAGAAATTATAGACAAAAAAGACTGTTTGCTAAAtaatactgaaattaaaattatatttggaaaTGTTTTACCTATTTATCAAGTACATCGAGAGATGTTAGAAGAGCTCAAATGCCTTGCTGCATCATGGCAAGAAAATAGTAGTATAGGAAGTGTTTTCCTCAAATAT TCCAGTGAGTTAGTTAAAGCTTATCCACcgtttgtaaatttttttgaaaaaacaagGGAGATGTTGTTACAGTGTGATCAAACGAAACCTCTTTTTCATGCTTTCCTCAAGGTCGGTCGGTTAAGGCCCGAATGTTGTCGACAGAGTCTACAAGAACTTCTCATTCGACCCGTGCAACGCTTACCCAGTGTTAGCCTCCTGTTAAATG atATATTGAAACATACTAATATGAATAACCCTGATCACCAAGCTCTTGTATCAGCCCTAGCCAGTATACGAGAAGTAATGACTCACATAAATGAAGACAAAAGAAAGACTGAAGGTCAAGTTGtactttttgatatatttaatgatatcgaTAATTGTCCT ccTCATTTAGTTTCTTCACATCGAAGTTTTATCACAAAATGTGATGTGGTTGAGCAAAGTGATAACCTTAGTGGTCATGGGGATCATctaacaatatttgttttttcagacGTTGTTGAA gtttgtaaacaaaaaaaatcatttaatggAAAGATTCCAAAAGAACTGAATTCTGGTTCACACAAATTTAATGGCGGTGCTAAATCATATAAACATATCAAATTGATGccgttaaatataattaaacaagtTATAGATATTAAAGAGACTGATG actgttgtaatacattttcgttattaattattgacaatCATGACTTTAAAGAAATATTGTATACGTTTACCATGACTGGAAGTAATAGCTGTgtcaatcataaaaaaatattcttaaaaaacttATCACAACAAGTGGCCAACACCGTGTGTTCT ggcaatatattaatatcattggaTTCTCAGCAATTGGACATTGATACAAGTGAAATTACTTTTGGTACTCTTGGGAAAGCTttcaa GTTTGCAAACAGAACACGTATTAAAGTTGGACGCGCGTTGAGCTTTAATAAAACTCCCAGCAAGTTGAAACGAGCAGTGTCAATAATGATGAGTCCTGTTCTCAGCTTAAATAACAATGGAGGGCTGGGTACGCATGCCTTAACACCGTCTACACAATCAGCCAATATGCACTTAGCATCGTGCACCAATTTAAAT gaaatgTCATCAGATGACCATACATTTCCGTCGCCACCAATGTCAATTCAGCCAAGCAGTAAAAATAAAAGGTCTATATTAAGTCTATCGTCAGCGCTCAGGTAG
- the LOC132946088 gene encoding protein ECT2-like isoform X4 gives MSAANVTGQNNYNNNNCDLEEELVKMQSVPSLESELSNFNIYLEKIYSSDSDVLLSIQKLNVSIKYLENLLDVNSLEKNDILVTTLFEELAIKRPCFKILGRPALLELAKSPNGLQGINRHRYCNALVGAIVSVTGIQKRDEMARLLSLIRWMGGSFRESINYKTTHLVSGYACSVKSQYAYLHEIPVIGSSWLHAAWERRDEMEFKAINTSFFSKHKLKPFHGAKICFIGFTEEEQSHMVEVLLHNGGTPVGDENDTECTHLVVNESSLDLIPPVKKNNAEILIEAWFWISVQYQSCALTKEYLLSNLNVTNTPTYAHIMPSTLTLNSSRSRKRKRHLDHLGSLLRPSPTHVATIRETSPTNSSGPSKRRSSATNTLDGLRLSCGSFLNFTNSPDHPSPLKLPKDQDLVIKDKPFSPRYQVFSELLQTEINYVGVLNTIITVYKEPLEEIIDKKDCLLNNTEIKIIFGNVLPIYQVHREMLEELKCLAASWQENSSIGSVFLKYSSELVKAYPPFVNFFEKTREMLLQCDQTKPLFHAFLKVGRLRPECCRQSLQELLIRPVQRLPSVSLLLNDILKHTNMNNPDHQALVSALASIREVMTHINEDKRKTEGQVVLFDIFNDIDNCPPHLVSSHRSFITKCDVVEQSDNLSGHGDHLTIFVFSDVVEVCKQKKSFNGKIPKELNSGSHKFNGGAKSYKHIKLMPLNIIKQVIDIKETDVSLSPILFDTPDHFLERSFYTDMYLYTQICFLTR, from the exons ATGTCGGCAGCGAACGTAACCGGACAGaacaactacaataataataattgcgatCTCGAGGAGGAACTTGTGAAAATGCAAA gtGTTCCAAGTTTGGAGTCCGAGttgtcaaattttaatatttacttggaaaaaatatattcttctgATTCAgatgtattattatctattcaG aaattaaatgtatctattaAATACTTAGAAAATCTATTGGATGTAAATTCATTGGAAAAAAATGATATCCTGGTCACCACCCTGTTTGAAGAACTTGCAATCAAACGACCATGTTTCAA aaTTCTTGGGCGTCCAGCCTTGTTGGAATTGGCTAAAAGTCCTAATGGTTTACAGGGCATTAATCGCCATCGTTATTGCAATGCACTTGTTGGTGCCATTGTCAGTGTCACAGGAATTCAAAAGAGAGATGAAAtg GCACGTCTTCTGAGCTTGATCCGTTGGATGGGTGGTAGTTTTCGAGAAAGTATTAATTACAAGACTACTCATTTAGTGTCTGGTTATGCATGTAGTGTTAAATCCCAATATGCGTATTTACATGAAATCCCGGTTATTGGATCTTCTTGGCTTCATGCAGCGTGGGAGAGAAGAGATGAAATGGAATTCAAAGCAATCAATACATCGTTT ttttcaaaacaCAAGCTAAAACCATTCCATGGAgccaaaatatgttttatagggTTCACGGAAGAAGAACAATCACATATGGTTGAAGTTTTGTTACACAATGGAGGGACTCCAGTAGGCGATGAAAATGATACAGAATGTACTCAtctg gttgttAATGAATCTTCATTAGATTTGATTCCTCCAGTGAAGAAGAATAATGCTGAAATCCTGATAGAAGCATGGTTCTGGATATCTGTACAATACCAGAGTTGCGCCTTaacaaaagaatatttattaagcaAT TTAAATGTGACCAACACACCTACATATGCTCATATAATGCCATCTACGTTGACATTAAATTCTTCTCGTTCACGCAAAAGAAAAAGGCATTTAGACCATTTGGGTTCTTTGCTAAGGCCTAGTCCAACACATGTGGCAACTATTCGCGAAACATCACCAACAAATAGTTCAGGGCCATCAAAACGACGGTCATCAGCTACCAACACCCTCGATGGCCTAAGGTTGTCATGtggatcatttttaaatttcacaaaCAGCCCAGATCATCCATCGCCTTTGAAACTCCCAAAAG ATCAAGATTTAGTTATAAAAGATAAACCATTTAGTCCGCGATATCAAGTTTTCTCTGAATTATTACAGACTGAGATTAATTATGTGGGAGTGTTAAACACGATAATTACT GTGTACAAAGAACCATTAGAAGAAATTATAGACAAAAAAGACTGTTTGCTAAAtaatactgaaattaaaattatatttggaaaTGTTTTACCTATTTATCAAGTACATCGAGAGATGTTAGAAGAGCTCAAATGCCTTGCTGCATCATGGCAAGAAAATAGTAGTATAGGAAGTGTTTTCCTCAAATAT TCCAGTGAGTTAGTTAAAGCTTATCCACcgtttgtaaatttttttgaaaaaacaagGGAGATGTTGTTACAGTGTGATCAAACGAAACCTCTTTTTCATGCTTTCCTCAAGGTCGGTCGGTTAAGGCCCGAATGTTGTCGACAGAGTCTACAAGAACTTCTCATTCGACCCGTGCAACGCTTACCCAGTGTTAGCCTCCTGTTAAATG atATATTGAAACATACTAATATGAATAACCCTGATCACCAAGCTCTTGTATCAGCCCTAGCCAGTATACGAGAAGTAATGACTCACATAAATGAAGACAAAAGAAAGACTGAAGGTCAAGTTGtactttttgatatatttaatgatatcgaTAATTGTCCT ccTCATTTAGTTTCTTCACATCGAAGTTTTATCACAAAATGTGATGTGGTTGAGCAAAGTGATAACCTTAGTGGTCATGGGGATCATctaacaatatttgttttttcagacGTTGTTGAA gtttgtaaacaaaaaaaatcatttaatggAAAGATTCCAAAAGAACTGAATTCTGGTTCACACAAATTTAATGGCGGTGCTAAATCATATAAACATATCAAATTGATGccgttaaatataattaaacaagtTATAGATATTAAAGAGACTGATG TAAGTCTGAGCCCGATACTATTCGATACACCTGACCATTTTCTTGAACGATCGTTTTATACCGATATGTATCTTTACACTCAAATTTGTTTCTTAACACGTTAA
- the LOC132946088 gene encoding protein ECT2-like isoform X5: MSAANVTGQNNYNNNNCDLEEELVKMQSVPSLESELSNFNIYLEKIYSSDSDVLLSIQKLNVSIKYLENLLDVNSLEKNDILVTTLFEELAIKRPCFKILGRPALLELAKSPNGLQGINRHRYCNALVGAIVSVTGIQKRDEMARLLSLIRWMGGSFRESINYKTTHLVSGYACSVKSQYAYLHEIPVIGSSWLHAAWERRDEMEFKAINTSFFSKHKLKPFHGAKICFIGFTEEEQSHMVEVLLHNGGTPVGDENDTECTHLVVNESSLDLIPPVKKNNAEILIEAWFWISVQYQSCALTKEYLLSNLNVTNTPTYAHIMPSTLTLNSSRSRKRKRHLDHLGSLLRPSPTHVATIRETSPTNSSGPSKRRSSATNTLDGLRLSCGSFLNFTNSPDHPSPLKLPKDQDLVIKDKPFSPRYQVFSELLQTEINYVGVLNTIITVYKEPLEEIIDKKDCLLNNTEIKIIFGNVLPIYQVHREMLEELKCLAASWQENSSIGSVFLKYSSELVKAYPPFVNFFEKTREMLLQCDQTKPLFHAFLKVGRLRPECCRQSLQELLIRPVQRLPSVSLLLNDILKHTNMNNPDHQALVSALASIREVMTHINEDKRKTEGQVVLFDIFNDIDNCPPHLVSSHRSFITKCDVVEQSDNLSGHGDHLTIFVFSDVVEVCKQKKSFNGKIPKELNSGSHKFNGGAKSYKHIKLMPLNIIKQVIDIKETDVNKHSNRLMHRGVEILHSRLL; the protein is encoded by the exons ATGTCGGCAGCGAACGTAACCGGACAGaacaactacaataataataattgcgatCTCGAGGAGGAACTTGTGAAAATGCAAA gtGTTCCAAGTTTGGAGTCCGAGttgtcaaattttaatatttacttggaaaaaatatattcttctgATTCAgatgtattattatctattcaG aaattaaatgtatctattaAATACTTAGAAAATCTATTGGATGTAAATTCATTGGAAAAAAATGATATCCTGGTCACCACCCTGTTTGAAGAACTTGCAATCAAACGACCATGTTTCAA aaTTCTTGGGCGTCCAGCCTTGTTGGAATTGGCTAAAAGTCCTAATGGTTTACAGGGCATTAATCGCCATCGTTATTGCAATGCACTTGTTGGTGCCATTGTCAGTGTCACAGGAATTCAAAAGAGAGATGAAAtg GCACGTCTTCTGAGCTTGATCCGTTGGATGGGTGGTAGTTTTCGAGAAAGTATTAATTACAAGACTACTCATTTAGTGTCTGGTTATGCATGTAGTGTTAAATCCCAATATGCGTATTTACATGAAATCCCGGTTATTGGATCTTCTTGGCTTCATGCAGCGTGGGAGAGAAGAGATGAAATGGAATTCAAAGCAATCAATACATCGTTT ttttcaaaacaCAAGCTAAAACCATTCCATGGAgccaaaatatgttttatagggTTCACGGAAGAAGAACAATCACATATGGTTGAAGTTTTGTTACACAATGGAGGGACTCCAGTAGGCGATGAAAATGATACAGAATGTACTCAtctg gttgttAATGAATCTTCATTAGATTTGATTCCTCCAGTGAAGAAGAATAATGCTGAAATCCTGATAGAAGCATGGTTCTGGATATCTGTACAATACCAGAGTTGCGCCTTaacaaaagaatatttattaagcaAT TTAAATGTGACCAACACACCTACATATGCTCATATAATGCCATCTACGTTGACATTAAATTCTTCTCGTTCACGCAAAAGAAAAAGGCATTTAGACCATTTGGGTTCTTTGCTAAGGCCTAGTCCAACACATGTGGCAACTATTCGCGAAACATCACCAACAAATAGTTCAGGGCCATCAAAACGACGGTCATCAGCTACCAACACCCTCGATGGCCTAAGGTTGTCATGtggatcatttttaaatttcacaaaCAGCCCAGATCATCCATCGCCTTTGAAACTCCCAAAAG ATCAAGATTTAGTTATAAAAGATAAACCATTTAGTCCGCGATATCAAGTTTTCTCTGAATTATTACAGACTGAGATTAATTATGTGGGAGTGTTAAACACGATAATTACT GTGTACAAAGAACCATTAGAAGAAATTATAGACAAAAAAGACTGTTTGCTAAAtaatactgaaattaaaattatatttggaaaTGTTTTACCTATTTATCAAGTACATCGAGAGATGTTAGAAGAGCTCAAATGCCTTGCTGCATCATGGCAAGAAAATAGTAGTATAGGAAGTGTTTTCCTCAAATAT TCCAGTGAGTTAGTTAAAGCTTATCCACcgtttgtaaatttttttgaaaaaacaagGGAGATGTTGTTACAGTGTGATCAAACGAAACCTCTTTTTCATGCTTTCCTCAAGGTCGGTCGGTTAAGGCCCGAATGTTGTCGACAGAGTCTACAAGAACTTCTCATTCGACCCGTGCAACGCTTACCCAGTGTTAGCCTCCTGTTAAATG atATATTGAAACATACTAATATGAATAACCCTGATCACCAAGCTCTTGTATCAGCCCTAGCCAGTATACGAGAAGTAATGACTCACATAAATGAAGACAAAAGAAAGACTGAAGGTCAAGTTGtactttttgatatatttaatgatatcgaTAATTGTCCT ccTCATTTAGTTTCTTCACATCGAAGTTTTATCACAAAATGTGATGTGGTTGAGCAAAGTGATAACCTTAGTGGTCATGGGGATCATctaacaatatttgttttttcagacGTTGTTGAA gtttgtaaacaaaaaaaatcatttaatggAAAGATTCCAAAAGAACTGAATTCTGGTTCACACAAATTTAATGGCGGTGCTAAATCATATAAACATATCAAATTGATGccgttaaatataattaaacaagtTATAGATATTAAAGAGACTGATG TTAATAAACACAGTAACCGGCTTATGCACAGGGGCGTGGAAATACTACACAGCAG actgttgtaa
- the LOC132946088 gene encoding protein ECT2-like isoform X2: MSAANVTGQNNYNNNNCDLEEELVKMQSVPSLESELSNFNIYLEKIYSSDSDVLLSIQKLNVSIKYLENLLDVNSLEKNDILVTTLFEELAIKRPCFKILGRPALLELAKSPNGLQGINRHRYCNALVGAIVSVTGIQKRDEMARLLSLIRWMGGSFRESINYKTTHLVSGYACSVKSQYAYLHEIPVIGSSWLHAAWERRDEMEFKAINTSFFSKHKLKPFHGAKICFIGFTEEEQSHMVEVLLHNGGTPVGDENDTECTHLVVNESSLDLIPPVKKNNAEILIEAWFWISVQYQSCALTKEYLLSNLNVTNTPTYAHIMPSTLTLNSSRSRKRKRHLDHLGSLLRPSPTHVATIRETSPTNSSGPSKRRSSATNTLDGLRLSCGSFLNFTNSPDHPSPLKLPKDQDLVIKDKPFSPRYQVFSELLQTEINYVGVLNTIITVYKEPLEEIIDKKDCLLNNTEIKIIFGNVLPIYQVHREMLEELKCLAASWQENSSIGSVFLKYSSELVKAYPPFVNFFEKTREMLLQCDQTKPLFHAFLKVGRLRPECCRQSLQELLIRPVQRLPSVSLLLNDILKHTNMNNPDHQALVSALASIREVMTHINEDKRKTEGQVVLFDIFNDIDNCPPHLVSSHRSFITKCDVVEQSDNLSGHGDHLTIFVFSDVVEVCKQKKSFNGKIPKELNSGSHKFNGGAKSYKHIKLMPLNIIKQVIDIKETDDCCNTFSLLIIDNHDFKEILYTFTMTGSNSCVNHKKIFLKNLSQQVANTVCSGNILISLDSQQLDIDTSEITFGTLGKAFKFANRTRIKVGRALSFNKTPSKLKRAVSIMMSPVLSLNNNGGLGNVIR, translated from the exons ATGTCGGCAGCGAACGTAACCGGACAGaacaactacaataataataattgcgatCTCGAGGAGGAACTTGTGAAAATGCAAA gtGTTCCAAGTTTGGAGTCCGAGttgtcaaattttaatatttacttggaaaaaatatattcttctgATTCAgatgtattattatctattcaG aaattaaatgtatctattaAATACTTAGAAAATCTATTGGATGTAAATTCATTGGAAAAAAATGATATCCTGGTCACCACCCTGTTTGAAGAACTTGCAATCAAACGACCATGTTTCAA aaTTCTTGGGCGTCCAGCCTTGTTGGAATTGGCTAAAAGTCCTAATGGTTTACAGGGCATTAATCGCCATCGTTATTGCAATGCACTTGTTGGTGCCATTGTCAGTGTCACAGGAATTCAAAAGAGAGATGAAAtg GCACGTCTTCTGAGCTTGATCCGTTGGATGGGTGGTAGTTTTCGAGAAAGTATTAATTACAAGACTACTCATTTAGTGTCTGGTTATGCATGTAGTGTTAAATCCCAATATGCGTATTTACATGAAATCCCGGTTATTGGATCTTCTTGGCTTCATGCAGCGTGGGAGAGAAGAGATGAAATGGAATTCAAAGCAATCAATACATCGTTT ttttcaaaacaCAAGCTAAAACCATTCCATGGAgccaaaatatgttttatagggTTCACGGAAGAAGAACAATCACATATGGTTGAAGTTTTGTTACACAATGGAGGGACTCCAGTAGGCGATGAAAATGATACAGAATGTACTCAtctg gttgttAATGAATCTTCATTAGATTTGATTCCTCCAGTGAAGAAGAATAATGCTGAAATCCTGATAGAAGCATGGTTCTGGATATCTGTACAATACCAGAGTTGCGCCTTaacaaaagaatatttattaagcaAT TTAAATGTGACCAACACACCTACATATGCTCATATAATGCCATCTACGTTGACATTAAATTCTTCTCGTTCACGCAAAAGAAAAAGGCATTTAGACCATTTGGGTTCTTTGCTAAGGCCTAGTCCAACACATGTGGCAACTATTCGCGAAACATCACCAACAAATAGTTCAGGGCCATCAAAACGACGGTCATCAGCTACCAACACCCTCGATGGCCTAAGGTTGTCATGtggatcatttttaaatttcacaaaCAGCCCAGATCATCCATCGCCTTTGAAACTCCCAAAAG ATCAAGATTTAGTTATAAAAGATAAACCATTTAGTCCGCGATATCAAGTTTTCTCTGAATTATTACAGACTGAGATTAATTATGTGGGAGTGTTAAACACGATAATTACT GTGTACAAAGAACCATTAGAAGAAATTATAGACAAAAAAGACTGTTTGCTAAAtaatactgaaattaaaattatatttggaaaTGTTTTACCTATTTATCAAGTACATCGAGAGATGTTAGAAGAGCTCAAATGCCTTGCTGCATCATGGCAAGAAAATAGTAGTATAGGAAGTGTTTTCCTCAAATAT TCCAGTGAGTTAGTTAAAGCTTATCCACcgtttgtaaatttttttgaaaaaacaagGGAGATGTTGTTACAGTGTGATCAAACGAAACCTCTTTTTCATGCTTTCCTCAAGGTCGGTCGGTTAAGGCCCGAATGTTGTCGACAGAGTCTACAAGAACTTCTCATTCGACCCGTGCAACGCTTACCCAGTGTTAGCCTCCTGTTAAATG atATATTGAAACATACTAATATGAATAACCCTGATCACCAAGCTCTTGTATCAGCCCTAGCCAGTATACGAGAAGTAATGACTCACATAAATGAAGACAAAAGAAAGACTGAAGGTCAAGTTGtactttttgatatatttaatgatatcgaTAATTGTCCT ccTCATTTAGTTTCTTCACATCGAAGTTTTATCACAAAATGTGATGTGGTTGAGCAAAGTGATAACCTTAGTGGTCATGGGGATCATctaacaatatttgttttttcagacGTTGTTGAA gtttgtaaacaaaaaaaatcatttaatggAAAGATTCCAAAAGAACTGAATTCTGGTTCACACAAATTTAATGGCGGTGCTAAATCATATAAACATATCAAATTGATGccgttaaatataattaaacaagtTATAGATATTAAAGAGACTGATG actgttgtaatacattttcgttattaattattgacaatCATGACTTTAAAGAAATATTGTATACGTTTACCATGACTGGAAGTAATAGCTGTgtcaatcataaaaaaatattcttaaaaaacttATCACAACAAGTGGCCAACACCGTGTGTTCT ggcaatatattaatatcattggaTTCTCAGCAATTGGACATTGATACAAGTGAAATTACTTTTGGTACTCTTGGGAAAGCTttcaa GTTTGCAAACAGAACACGTATTAAAGTTGGACGCGCGTTGAGCTTTAATAAAACTCCCAGCAAGTTGAAACGAGCAGTGTCAATAATGATGAGTCCTGTTCTCAGCTTAAATAACAATGGAGGGCTGG gaaatgTCATCAGATGA